The following coding sequences lie in one Oikeobacillus pervagus genomic window:
- a CDS encoding MotE family protein has translation MAKKKKNELADKLEKKDSSKLQWFLFVIIIPLLFAMTIGLIVMTIAGVNVFEKAKDISGKIPGISKLTDAPTNQKSDEELEKKVVSLQAEIKDREAKIEQLQKKLDSSEQEVETLKVEKDRLEIEMKNLMNEKSQKTANNEGKQLTKTYESMSPKNIANILPNLSDQDAVQLLNGLSTDQQGKVLEKLPPETAAKYTKLLSNITS, from the coding sequence ATGGCAAAAAAAAAGAAAAATGAATTAGCAGATAAACTAGAAAAGAAGGATTCTAGTAAACTTCAATGGTTTTTATTTGTCATCATCATTCCACTATTATTTGCGATGACGATCGGGTTGATCGTCATGACGATTGCAGGTGTGAATGTGTTTGAAAAAGCAAAAGATATCAGCGGGAAGATCCCGGGTATTTCTAAGTTGACAGATGCACCAACAAATCAAAAAAGTGATGAAGAATTAGAAAAGAAAGTCGTCTCCCTTCAAGCTGAAATTAAAGACCGAGAAGCCAAAATCGAACAATTGCAAAAGAAGCTAGACTCATCAGAACAAGAAGTGGAAACATTGAAAGTCGAGAAAGATCGATTAGAAATTGAGATGAAAAATCTCATGAACGAAAAGAGTCAAAAGACTGCGAATAACGAAGGCAAACAATTAACGAAAACATATGAATCCATGTCACCGAAAAACATTGCCAATATCTTACCAAATTTATCCGATCAAGATGCCGTTCAATTATTAAATGGATTAAGTACAGATCAGCAAGGAAAAGTATTGGAAAAATTACCACCAGAAACAGCCGCAAAATATACGAAATTATTGTCAAATATCACATCATAA
- the fliJ gene encoding flagellar export protein FliJ, whose protein sequence is MNYHFKFDKILHLKEREKDEVLATYNESLKQFEEVAEKLYFLLKKKEDLLQYQENQLVSGFSIIEIQHHQQFISNLEKTIDYHQQLVINARNKMNWFSQLLQEKNIEVKKYEKIKEKDMKRFKAFLLQNENKQMDEISTIQFMNRGN, encoded by the coding sequence GTGAACTACCATTTTAAGTTTGATAAAATTCTCCATTTGAAAGAAAGAGAGAAAGATGAAGTGCTGGCAACTTATAATGAATCTTTGAAACAATTTGAAGAAGTGGCAGAAAAGTTATATTTTTTACTAAAAAAGAAAGAAGATTTATTACAGTATCAAGAAAACCAATTAGTTTCAGGGTTTTCTATCATTGAAATTCAGCATCATCAACAGTTTATTAGTAATTTAGAGAAAACCATTGATTATCATCAACAACTTGTCATCAATGCTCGCAATAAAATGAATTGGTTTAGTCAGTTATTACAAGAAAAAAATATCGAAGTGAAAAAATACGAAAAGATCAAAGAAAAAGACATGAAAAGATTTAAAGCATTCCTACTTCAAAACGAAAATAAACAAATGGACGAGATTTCGACCATTCAATTTATGAACCGTGGAAATTAG
- the fliI gene encoding flagellar protein export ATPase FliI, whose product MKAVDLIELIEKVDSFQHYGRVKRVVGLMIESQGPECSIGDICYIYTNGKDKHQRITAEVIGFRDEMVILMPFSNINEISPGSLVESIRKPLEVKVGSALIGKVLDSMGKPMDGSVLPKGLASVGTDQSPPNPLTRPPIDEGLEVGVRAIDSLLTVGKGQRVGIFAGSGVGKSTLLGMVARNTQADLNVIALIGERGREVREFIERDLGPEGLAKSIVVAATSDQPALMRIKGAFTATSIAEYFRDKGLNVMLMMDSVTRVAMAQREIGLAVGEPPATKGYTPSVFAILPKLLERTGTNDKGTITAFYTVLVDGDDLNEPIADTVRGILDGHIVLDRELANKGQYPAINVLKSVSRLMNHLSSDEHLEAALQIRNLLSTYLNAEDLINIGAYKKGSSSEIDQAIAYYPQIISLLKQRTDEKVTKEESINSLIQLASKGEWSS is encoded by the coding sequence ATGAAGGCTGTTGATTTGATAGAATTGATTGAAAAGGTGGATTCATTTCAACATTACGGAAGAGTGAAACGGGTAGTCGGTCTTATGATTGAATCTCAAGGCCCAGAATGTTCCATTGGGGATATTTGTTATATTTATACAAATGGAAAGGACAAACATCAAAGAATTACCGCAGAAGTGATTGGATTTAGAGATGAGATGGTCATCCTTATGCCGTTTTCAAATATAAACGAAATTTCACCTGGAAGCTTAGTGGAATCCATTCGTAAACCATTAGAGGTGAAAGTAGGTTCTGCTCTTATCGGGAAAGTGCTCGATTCCATGGGGAAACCGATGGATGGGTCGGTATTACCGAAAGGATTAGCATCCGTCGGGACAGACCAATCCCCTCCGAACCCACTGACAAGACCCCCAATTGATGAAGGATTAGAGGTAGGGGTACGGGCCATCGATAGTTTATTAACAGTCGGAAAAGGTCAGCGTGTCGGGATTTTTGCAGGTAGTGGCGTTGGAAAAAGTACTTTACTAGGAATGGTCGCCCGAAATACACAAGCTGATTTAAATGTGATCGCCTTGATTGGAGAGCGTGGCCGAGAAGTAAGAGAATTCATTGAGCGGGATTTAGGTCCTGAAGGGTTAGCGAAGTCGATAGTAGTTGCTGCAACATCTGACCAACCGGCTTTAATGAGAATTAAGGGAGCCTTTACAGCAACATCCATTGCTGAATACTTTCGTGATAAAGGGTTAAATGTCATGCTTATGATGGATTCCGTTACTCGTGTAGCGATGGCACAAAGAGAAATTGGCTTAGCCGTCGGTGAGCCTCCAGCGACAAAAGGATATACGCCATCTGTTTTCGCCATTTTGCCGAAATTATTAGAACGGACAGGAACAAATGATAAAGGGACAATTACCGCTTTTTACACGGTGTTAGTGGATGGCGATGATCTAAATGAACCGATTGCCGATACAGTCCGCGGGATATTAGATGGACATATTGTGCTTGACCGGGAACTTGCGAATAAAGGGCAATATCCAGCTATTAATGTGTTAAAAAGTGTAAGTCGCTTAATGAATCATTTATCATCAGATGAACATCTTGAAGCAGCTTTACAAATTCGCAATTTATTAAGCACCTATTTAAACGCCGAAGATTTAATCAATATTGGTGCATATAAAAAAGGTTCATCATCTGAAATCGACCAAGCAATCGCCTATTATCCACAAATCATCTCGCTTTTGAAACAGAGAACCGATGAGAAAGTAACGAAGGAAGAGAGTATAAACTCTTTAATTCAATTAGCAAGCAAAGGGGAATGGTCATCGTGA
- the fliH gene encoding flagellar assembly protein FliH, translating into MSRIIKSRFAKEREETSKIIEIKMIRPPQIAEEEGQVDESNYLIEKEQLFLEANEQAKEIKRKAIESAEQTRQQIEEEKQQWNEEKQQLIEEAFEQGLTKGNEEGRRRGYEEWISQIEIAKQVIDESKMEFEKNVQGSEKVILDLSMKIAEKIIGIALENQEGSFISLVKQGLKACRDEHEVQIHIHPNQYSLLVSQREELEAIFPVNAQLYLYPNEDLPEDGCYIETKQGHLDISVDSQLQQIRNKLFELIEGDFK; encoded by the coding sequence TTGTCTAGAATTATTAAATCTCGCTTTGCGAAGGAACGGGAGGAAACGTCAAAAATCATTGAAATCAAAATGATTCGGCCTCCCCAAATAGCGGAAGAAGAAGGGCAAGTAGATGAATCTAATTATTTAATCGAAAAAGAACAGCTTTTTTTGGAGGCAAATGAGCAAGCCAAAGAAATTAAGAGGAAGGCAATAGAATCCGCTGAACAAACTCGGCAACAAATAGAGGAAGAAAAACAACAATGGAACGAAGAAAAGCAACAGTTAATTGAAGAAGCATTTGAACAGGGTTTAACAAAAGGCAATGAAGAAGGAAGAAGACGGGGATATGAAGAGTGGATTTCTCAAATAGAAATCGCTAAACAAGTCATTGACGAATCGAAAATGGAATTTGAGAAAAATGTCCAGGGATCTGAAAAAGTCATATTAGATTTATCCATGAAAATAGCCGAAAAAATCATCGGAATTGCGTTGGAAAATCAGGAGGGATCATTCATATCTCTAGTCAAACAAGGGCTAAAAGCTTGCCGGGATGAACATGAAGTGCAAATCCATATACATCCGAATCAATATTCATTACTTGTTTCCCAAAGAGAAGAACTCGAAGCCATTTTCCCTGTCAATGCCCAACTTTACTTATATCCGAATGAAGATTTGCCCGAAGATGGTTGTTATATTGAAACGAAACAGGGCCATTTAGACATCAGTGTGGATAGTCAATTGCAACAAATCCGGAATAAATTGTTTGAATTAATCGAAGGAGATTTCAAATGA
- the fliG gene encoding flagellar motor switch protein FliG, protein MAGRDKKLTGKQKAAILLISLGPDVASSVYKHLSEEEIEKLTLEISGVKKVDSAEKDHILEEFHHIALAQDYISQGGIGYAKTVLEKALGKDQAQAIINRLTSSLQVRPFDFARRAEPSQILNFIQNEHPQTIALILSYLEPQQAGQILSELPQEVQADIAKRIALMDSTSPEIISEVEAILERKLSATVTQDYTQTGGIEAVVEVLNGVDRSTEKTILDALEIEDPELSEEIKKRMFVFEDIVTLDNRSIQRVIRDCENEDLLLSLKVSSDEVKEIVFRNMSTRMVDTFKEEMEFMGPVRLRDVEEAQSRIVSVIRRLEEAGEIIIARGGGDDIIV, encoded by the coding sequence TTGGCGGGAAGGGACAAAAAGCTAACAGGTAAACAAAAGGCTGCCATTCTGCTCATCTCACTTGGACCGGATGTGGCATCATCTGTTTACAAACATCTATCAGAAGAAGAAATTGAAAAATTAACATTAGAAATTTCTGGTGTAAAAAAAGTAGATTCAGCTGAAAAAGATCATATTTTAGAAGAATTTCATCATATCGCTCTCGCTCAAGACTATATATCTCAAGGTGGAATAGGATATGCGAAAACGGTCCTTGAAAAAGCTCTAGGAAAAGACCAAGCGCAAGCGATTATTAATCGGCTCACATCGTCTTTGCAAGTTCGTCCATTTGACTTTGCAAGACGTGCTGAGCCAAGCCAAATATTAAATTTTATCCAAAATGAGCATCCGCAAACGATTGCCTTGATTCTTTCTTATTTAGAACCACAGCAAGCCGGACAAATTTTATCGGAATTACCTCAAGAGGTTCAAGCCGATATCGCCAAACGGATTGCGTTGATGGACAGTACCTCACCAGAAATCATTAGCGAAGTAGAAGCTATATTGGAAAGAAAATTAAGTGCAACTGTTACACAAGATTATACGCAAACGGGTGGAATTGAAGCGGTGGTAGAAGTATTAAATGGTGTCGATCGTTCGACAGAGAAGACAATTTTGGATGCACTTGAAATCGAAGACCCAGAACTATCTGAAGAGATTAAGAAGCGGATGTTTGTCTTCGAAGATATTGTTACACTTGATAATCGTTCTATCCAACGGGTAATCCGTGATTGTGAAAATGAAGATCTTTTACTTTCACTTAAAGTGTCTAGCGATGAAGTGAAAGAAATCGTATTTCGAAATATGTCAACTCGTATGGTGGATACATTTAAAGAAGAAATGGAATTTATGGGACCTGTTAGGCTTCGGGATGTGGAAGAAGCCCAGTCGCGAATTGTTAGTGTCATTCGCCGCTTAGAAGAAGCAGGGGAAATCATCATCGCTCGCGGCGGAGGAGATGATATCATTGTCTAG
- the fliF gene encoding flagellar basal-body MS-ring/collar protein FliF produces the protein MKENSKQWMNKQIEFWKSRSKKQKIMAGGVLLLLIIAISITAYFATRTEMVPLYSDLAPSEIGTVKESLDTRKITYEIVDGGTTIMVPKESVDNLKVDLAAEGLPKSGNIDYSFFSQNAGFGMTDNEFNVLKLDAMQTELAELIKGIDGVKDAKVMINLPEKGIFVKEDGEKASASVVLNTENGYQFDERQIKSLYHLVSKSVPNLPTDNIVIMNQNFEYFDIKNNNSSISGNMMAQQMDVKKQIERDLQRQVQTMLGTLMGQDKVVVSVTADVDFTQENREENLVTPVDEEDMEGIAISAQRITETYTGNGAAAGGIPQAEDPADSLGGTYVEGANGNGDYERVEETINNEVNRIKKNIKESPYKIRDLGIQVMVEPPNSKDTDSLPQQRIDDITNVLSTIVRTSIDKSYQEELTDQDLEDKIAVSVQPFAGKVKFDEQSKPLIPWWVYVIGGILLLIIGILVFLMIRSRHNEVEEDDLSITEQEEKTVEDLEIAEIDTEESIRKKQLEKMAKEKPEEFAKLLRTWLTDE, from the coding sequence ATGAAGGAAAACTCGAAGCAATGGATGAATAAACAAATAGAATTTTGGAAGAGTCGATCCAAGAAACAAAAGATAATGGCGGGGGGAGTACTTCTTCTTCTCATCATCGCGATATCTATTACTGCTTACTTTGCCACTAGAACTGAAATGGTGCCACTATACAGTGATTTAGCTCCTTCAGAAATTGGCACAGTGAAAGAAAGCTTGGATACTAGAAAAATAACGTATGAAATTGTTGATGGTGGAACGACGATCATGGTTCCGAAAGAATCTGTTGATAACCTAAAGGTCGATCTAGCGGCGGAAGGTCTCCCGAAATCTGGAAATATAGATTACAGCTTTTTTAGCCAAAACGCTGGGTTCGGGATGACAGATAATGAATTTAACGTTTTAAAATTAGATGCCATGCAGACAGAATTAGCCGAATTAATAAAAGGAATTGATGGCGTAAAAGATGCCAAAGTGATGATCAATCTCCCTGAGAAAGGGATTTTCGTTAAGGAAGATGGTGAAAAGGCTTCAGCCTCTGTTGTCCTAAACACAGAAAACGGTTATCAATTTGATGAAAGACAAATTAAATCGCTTTATCACTTAGTTTCAAAAAGCGTTCCCAATTTACCTACAGATAATATCGTCATAATGAATCAAAACTTTGAGTATTTTGACATAAAAAATAATAATTCTTCTATCTCAGGCAATATGATGGCCCAACAGATGGATGTGAAGAAACAAATTGAACGAGACTTGCAGAGACAAGTGCAAACGATGCTCGGAACGTTAATGGGCCAAGATAAAGTGGTCGTATCTGTCACAGCGGATGTCGACTTCACACAGGAAAATCGAGAGGAAAATCTTGTGACACCTGTTGATGAAGAGGATATGGAAGGAATTGCAATAAGTGCACAAAGAATTACGGAAACCTACACAGGGAATGGCGCAGCAGCTGGGGGAATTCCTCAAGCTGAAGACCCAGCGGATTCTTTAGGTGGTACATATGTTGAAGGGGCAAATGGAAATGGCGACTATGAGCGTGTAGAAGAAACGATTAATAATGAAGTGAACCGAATAAAGAAAAATATTAAAGAGAGTCCTTATAAAATACGGGATCTCGGGATTCAAGTCATGGTAGAACCACCCAATTCGAAAGATACCGATTCATTGCCACAACAAAGGATAGATGACATTACAAATGTGCTGTCGACCATTGTAAGAACCTCGATTGATAAAAGCTATCAAGAAGAATTAACAGATCAAGATTTAGAAGATAAAATCGCTGTTTCTGTACAACCATTTGCAGGAAAAGTGAAGTTTGATGAGCAATCGAAACCACTAATTCCATGGTGGGTATATGTAATTGGTGGAATTTTACTACTGATTATCGGTATTCTAGTCTTCCTTATGATTCGTTCACGCCATAATGAAGTGGAAGAAGATGATTTGTCAATCACAGAGCAAGAGGAGAAAACCGTTGAAGATCTAGAAATTGCAGAAATCGATACAGAAGAATCCATACGTAAAAAACAACTTGAAAAGATGGCAAAAGAGAAGCCAGAAGAATTCGCAAAATTATTAAGAACTTGGCTAACTGATGAGTAG
- the fliE gene encoding flagellar hook-basal body complex protein FliE, with protein MTIQSLNTVASPFFKTVSSMNGMKPSPNESGQKFASMLKDSIEKLNESQTQSDQMTEKLARGEKVDLHQVMITAQKASISLQLAVEIRNKAVEAYQEMMRMQV; from the coding sequence ATGACTATTCAATCATTGAATACAGTAGCATCACCTTTTTTTAAAACCGTCAGTTCAATGAATGGAATGAAGCCCTCTCCAAATGAGTCAGGACAAAAGTTTGCGAGTATGCTGAAAGACTCAATTGAGAAGCTTAATGAATCTCAAACGCAATCAGATCAAATGACTGAGAAATTGGCAAGGGGAGAAAAAGTGGATTTACACCAAGTGATGATTACTGCTCAAAAAGCAAGTATCTCCTTACAGTTGGCGGTTGAAATCCGCAATAAAGCTGTAGAAGCATACCAAGAAATGATGAGAATGCAAGTGTAA
- the flgC gene encoding flagellar basal body rod protein FlgC, whose translation MSIFHSMNVTASALTAQRLRMDVISSNMANVDTTRAKLVDGEWQPYRRKSVVLSPKEGSFQSYLNQAMNSKDLHSVGQGLQVKRIVEDDLTPFKQVYDPEHPDANAEGYVQLPNVDPLREMVDLMSATRSYEANVTVFNASKGMMMKALEIGK comes from the coding sequence ATGTCCATTTTTCATAGTATGAATGTAACGGCCTCGGCTTTAACGGCGCAAAGACTAAGAATGGACGTTATTTCTTCCAATATGGCAAATGTCGATACGACAAGAGCTAAGTTGGTCGATGGTGAATGGCAGCCGTATCGTCGGAAATCGGTTGTATTGTCACCAAAAGAAGGTAGTTTTCAGTCCTACTTAAACCAGGCAATGAATTCAAAAGATTTACATTCTGTGGGGCAAGGATTACAAGTGAAACGAATCGTTGAAGATGATCTTACCCCTTTCAAACAAGTATATGACCCTGAACACCCCGATGCGAATGCAGAAGGGTATGTTCAACTGCCCAATGTTGACCCTTTAAGGGAAATGGTCGATTTAATGTCAGCAACTCGTTCCTATGAAGCGAATGTGACCGTCTTCAACGCTTCTAAAGGAATGATGATGAAAGCACTTGAAATCGGAAAATAA